Proteins encoded in a region of the Acidobacteriota bacterium genome:
- a CDS encoding TolC family protein: protein MEKKVAILALLISLLALPPLLAEEPLTLDQAVAIALKKNPDIAAALKRYEAAKARIKQAKAFSEPEIYYESDFLPRFYQPKEAGETLMGITQTIEFPGKRIIRGKAATADAEVVKKDYEALKRELIAGVKTAFYRILFAEEEVRYAQENLKLARDFLRMAKLRFEAGSVAKFEVLRARVEEAKARNELKVAENDLALAKAELNFLLARDMNAPLSVAGELKAKRIKYTLSELTQRAYLVRPEIQGLQFAIKREEYTKSLAKMSYLPDFSLRIGSHRVLGERNYWDVEFGLNIPLFFWQKQQGEIAEANANLQSLLSELQSTKNRISLEVRNAYLNVMALSERIKLYKREILVEAEEVYRIAIRSYEEGEVGNLEVLEARRTLIGAKISYAQVLFEYNAALAELEKAVGESL, encoded by the coding sequence ATGGAGAAGAAGGTTGCCATTTTAGCTCTCCTTATTTCCCTATTGGCTTTACCCCCTCTATTGGCTGAGGAGCCGTTGACTTTAGATCAAGCGGTGGCAATCGCCCTAAAGAAGAACCCCGATATCGCTGCTGCCCTCAAGAGGTACGAAGCGGCAAAGGCGAGGATCAAACAGGCGAAGGCATTTTCTGAGCCAGAGATCTACTACGAGAGCGATTTTCTCCCCCGGTTTTATCAACCCAAGGAAGCAGGGGAAACCCTGATGGGGATAACCCAAACCATCGAATTCCCGGGCAAGAGGATCATCCGGGGAAAAGCAGCCACTGCGGATGCGGAAGTGGTGAAGAAGGACTATGAGGCACTCAAGAGGGAGCTCATTGCCGGGGTAAAAACTGCCTTTTACCGTATCCTCTTCGCCGAAGAGGAGGTAAGGTATGCCCAGGAGAACCTGAAGCTGGCTCGGGATTTCCTCCGGATGGCGAAGCTCCGCTTCGAAGCGGGATCGGTAGCCAAGTTCGAGGTGCTACGGGCAAGGGTGGAGGAGGCTAAAGCGAGGAATGAACTGAAGGTAGCGGAGAACGATCTCGCTCTTGCCAAGGCGGAACTCAATTTCCTCCTCGCCCGAGATATGAACGCCCCACTCAGCGTCGCCGGTGAGCTTAAAGCAAAAAGGATCAAATATACCCTAAGCGAACTAACCCAAAGAGCCTACCTTGTTCGGCCCGAGATCCAGGGGCTCCAATTTGCCATAAAGAGGGAGGAATATACAAAATCACTTGCCAAGATGAGCTACCTTCCCGATTTCTCCCTTAGGATAGGTAGTCATAGGGTCCTCGGGGAGCGGAACTACTGGGATGTCGAGTTTGGGTTAAACATCCCTCTTTTCTTCTGGCAAAAACAACAAGGGGAGATAGCGGAGGCGAACGCCAATCTCCAATCGCTCCTTTCAGAACTCCAATCAACCAAGAACCGGATATCGCTCGAGGTAAGGAACGCCTACCTCAATGTGATGGCGCTTTCCGAACGGATCAAGCTCTATAAAAGGGAAATCCTGGTTGAGGCAGAGGAGGTTTACCGAATCGCCATCAGAAGTTACGAGGAAGGAGAGGTAGGGAACCTTGAGGTACTCGAAGCAAGAAGGACCCTCATCGGGGCAAAGATCTCCTATGCTCAGGTCCTCTTTGAATACAATGCCGCCTTAGCTGAGCTTGAAAAGGCGGTGGGTGAAAGCCTGTAG
- a CDS encoding efflux RND transporter periplasmic adaptor subunit, whose amino-acid sequence MKKTIIIIGVSSFFLLTILLLPPSLIACKGGKTTNSSSTLKAGTAGGKTELGKGWRKRIRKRGGRFQGKDGNKEAIETVELSSEAVKLLEIKVAKAEIRDISDVITAPGKIAADQNRIAVIGPIFEGRIYKIFVNPGDWVKKGAPLVILESPEVATAKSDFYKAYAAMELAKINYEREKRLFAEHITPKKRLLDAEAQYKIAQANLEAAEKTLHVMGFTEDDVALLKREHKVNPVITLRSPIPGKVVKRNAILGALVAEKDDLFTIMDTSEVWVDAQVYEKDLAQVKLGGRVEVTVTPYPDKVFRGKVIYISDLINNETRTATVRTVVKNQDGLLKVDMFATVRIITNEGVKGLAVPKSAIVDEKGRKFIFVKEKGHFRRVPVVLGQGNSKLVEIRRGLKEGDLVVVDGATQLEAELLKKKTKVEIHY is encoded by the coding sequence ATGAAAAAAACGATCATTATCATCGGCGTTTCCTCCTTTTTTCTCTTAACCATTTTACTTCTTCCTCCCAGTCTTATCGCCTGCAAGGGAGGAAAAACGACCAACTCCTCCTCCACCTTAAAAGCAGGTACCGCTGGAGGGAAAACTGAGCTTGGGAAAGGATGGAGAAAACGCATAAGAAAAAGGGGAGGAAGATTTCAGGGAAAGGATGGGAATAAAGAAGCCATAGAAACCGTTGAGCTATCCAGCGAAGCAGTAAAATTACTCGAGATAAAGGTTGCTAAAGCGGAAATAAGGGACATCTCCGATGTAATCACCGCCCCAGGGAAGATAGCTGCCGATCAGAACAGGATCGCGGTTATCGGTCCCATCTTTGAGGGAAGGATCTACAAGATATTTGTAAATCCAGGGGATTGGGTAAAAAAGGGAGCCCCACTGGTCATTTTGGAAAGCCCTGAGGTGGCAACTGCTAAATCGGACTTCTATAAGGCTTATGCTGCAATGGAGCTCGCCAAGATAAATTACGAGCGGGAAAAAAGACTTTTTGCCGAACATATAACCCCGAAAAAGAGGCTCCTCGATGCAGAAGCCCAATACAAGATAGCCCAAGCCAATCTGGAGGCAGCGGAGAAAACCCTCCATGTGATGGGGTTCACCGAAGACGATGTAGCCTTACTCAAGAGGGAGCATAAGGTTAACCCGGTGATCACCCTCCGCTCCCCCATTCCGGGAAAGGTGGTGAAGCGGAACGCTATCTTAGGAGCGTTGGTAGCGGAAAAGGATGACCTCTTCACCATAATGGATACCAGCGAGGTCTGGGTGGATGCCCAGGTATATGAGAAGGACCTTGCCCAAGTAAAGCTTGGAGGGAGGGTAGAGGTAACGGTTACCCCTTATCCAGATAAAGTCTTTAGGGGAAAAGTGATCTATATCAGCGACCTGATCAATAACGAAACGAGAACCGCTACCGTGCGCACCGTGGTTAAGAACCAGGATGGGCTACTCAAGGTCGATATGTTCGCTACCGTGCGGATCATCACTAACGAAGGGGTAAAAGGGCTTGCCGTCCCCAAATCAGCCATTGTGGATGAAAAGGGGAGAAAATTCATCTTCGTCAAGGAGAAGGGGCACTTTCGCCGGGTACCAGTGGTTCTGGGGCAAGGGAATTCCAAACTCGTGGAGATAAGAAGAGGGCTCAAAGAGGGAGATCTGGTGGTAGTGGATGGTGCTACGCAACTTGAAGCAGAACTTCTCAAAAAGAAGACCAAGGTGGAAATACACTACTGA